A genomic window from Alkalihalobacillus sp. AL-G includes:
- a CDS encoding 1,4-alpha-glucan branching protein domain-containing protein, whose translation MNGFFALVLHAHLPYVLHEKSGRLEERWLFEAISESYIPLIWGLENKSSNACYTLSLSPPLLEMLADERVKDRFLDYINNTLELIDKELKYVSNRDELENVRFYQNRYKRIKQTFLEWNGNLITAFRSYALQNKLECITSSATHAFLPYIQTEQGLRLQIQLGIRCFERHFGFKPDGFWLPECAFTPGVDKVLYEEGIRYTFVDEGTIHSLDPKPENSVIPVFSPHGIVLFPRHSEVSRKVWDAEAGYPGDGNYREFYRDIGYIREFDYIKNHIHPDGIRVDTGLKYHRVTGDTEKKDWYVRKSALNRVSEHSKDFIGVIGQSLQDDNNENDAPPITLASFDAELFGHWWFEGPEWITALLENSESTLSWITPKEFLRRYYHSLDTHHACFSSWGRDGFGDVWLNEANAWIYRHLHEMERELLKYFAIESNEDQLTKATLDQMAREWMLAASSDWTFIIDQQSSAEYAIRRLKDHIAAFNFLKKALDEKTVTSSLLEEVRSRYSFLQWCHVPELTSEHDKFIRSSQSTQAAGQDKLTILMLAWEFPPNVVGGLARHVYDLSREFVQQEHNVYVITNAVEGYPDYEIMDGVHVYRTKCDQPQHENFFHWTGSLNFAIAGLGLKLAERIQFDCIHAHDWIVSVSAKSLQQQLNIPLIATIHATEHGRNNGIHSDLQEAIHHKEWELMFEAQHIIVCSSYMKQEIRELFHIPENKIAVIPNGVDPSLISVSAKSDNWMERYGGQNNFYVFSLGRVVREKGFNLLIEAASSLKESHPAIKFIIAGKGPMLDQYRSDVKERDLEGSVFFIGFVTDEERNRFLAEANAVIFPSLYEPFGIVALEAMVAKTPVIVSDTGGMGNLIDHHENGLKVYTGNPESIRDQIIDLFENPELCRSLVTNAWDDVTRKYSWNLIALETISVFNQYAKKLNVVREEFV comes from the coding sequence ATGAACGGTTTTTTTGCACTCGTATTACATGCTCACCTACCATATGTTCTGCATGAAAAATCTGGACGTCTTGAAGAACGATGGCTGTTCGAGGCGATTTCCGAAAGCTATATCCCCTTGATTTGGGGTTTAGAGAATAAGTCCTCCAATGCATGCTATACGTTATCTCTATCCCCGCCACTGTTAGAAATGCTTGCTGATGAAAGAGTAAAAGATCGTTTTCTGGATTATATCAACAATACGCTTGAACTAATTGACAAGGAATTGAAGTATGTTTCAAACCGTGACGAGCTCGAGAATGTTCGGTTTTATCAGAATAGGTACAAACGGATTAAGCAAACATTTTTAGAATGGAATGGGAACTTGATTACAGCATTTCGATCATACGCATTGCAAAACAAGCTGGAATGCATCACTTCCTCTGCAACACATGCATTTTTACCTTACATTCAAACAGAACAAGGGTTACGTTTACAGATTCAGCTTGGTATTCGATGCTTTGAACGTCATTTTGGTTTTAAGCCAGATGGATTTTGGCTCCCGGAATGTGCATTTACACCTGGTGTCGACAAAGTCCTTTATGAAGAGGGAATTCGATACACTTTTGTCGATGAAGGTACGATTCACTCCTTAGATCCGAAACCGGAGAACAGCGTAATTCCTGTTTTTTCTCCGCATGGCATCGTATTGTTCCCTAGACATTCAGAGGTATCACGGAAGGTTTGGGATGCTGAAGCTGGATATCCAGGAGATGGAAACTACCGTGAGTTTTATCGGGATATCGGGTATATACGAGAGTTTGACTATATTAAAAACCATATCCATCCTGATGGTATTCGGGTGGATACGGGATTGAAATATCACCGTGTTACAGGAGATACAGAAAAAAAGGATTGGTATGTAAGGAAATCAGCATTGAATCGAGTGTCCGAGCATAGCAAGGATTTTATTGGTGTGATCGGACAGTCACTTCAGGATGATAACAACGAAAACGATGCACCCCCAATAACACTCGCTTCATTCGATGCTGAACTGTTCGGGCATTGGTGGTTTGAAGGACCGGAATGGATTACCGCCTTGTTAGAAAACAGTGAATCTACTTTATCGTGGATCACACCTAAGGAGTTCCTTCGTCGGTACTACCATTCGCTGGACACACACCATGCCTGTTTTTCGAGCTGGGGAAGAGATGGATTCGGTGATGTGTGGTTAAACGAAGCCAACGCCTGGATATACAGACACCTGCACGAAATGGAACGCGAGCTTCTCAAGTATTTTGCTATTGAAAGCAATGAAGATCAGTTAACGAAGGCGACACTTGATCAAATGGCAAGGGAATGGATGCTCGCAGCTAGTAGTGATTGGACGTTTATCATCGATCAGCAAAGCTCAGCAGAATATGCAATCCGTCGATTAAAAGATCATATAGCAGCATTCAACTTCTTGAAAAAGGCACTTGATGAAAAAACGGTTACGTCTTCCTTACTTGAGGAAGTACGGTCAAGATATTCATTTTTGCAATGGTGTCACGTACCTGAACTTACTTCAGAACACGATAAATTCATCCGCTCAAGTCAATCTACCCAAGCAGCCGGTCAAGATAAGTTGACGATATTGATGTTAGCCTGGGAATTTCCCCCCAATGTTGTGGGGGGACTTGCTCGACATGTTTATGATTTGTCAAGAGAGTTCGTTCAACAAGAGCACAACGTATATGTGATTACTAATGCTGTTGAAGGGTATCCAGATTATGAAATCATGGATGGTGTTCATGTTTACCGTACGAAATGTGACCAACCGCAGCATGAGAACTTCTTTCATTGGACTGGAAGTTTAAACTTTGCCATCGCGGGACTAGGGTTGAAGCTTGCAGAGCGGATCCAATTTGATTGCATCCATGCACATGATTGGATTGTAAGTGTCTCGGCAAAGAGCTTACAGCAACAGCTAAATATTCCACTCATTGCAACTATACATGCAACCGAACATGGTAGGAACAATGGAATTCATTCTGATTTACAGGAAGCGATTCACCATAAAGAGTGGGAATTAATGTTTGAAGCGCAGCATATTATTGTTTGCAGCTCCTATATGAAACAAGAGATTAGGGAGCTATTTCATATCCCTGAAAACAAGATTGCGGTTATACCTAACGGGGTCGACCCTTCCTTAATCAGTGTGTCTGCTAAATCCGATAACTGGATGGAACGGTACGGCGGTCAGAACAACTTTTACGTATTCTCATTAGGAAGGGTCGTACGAGAAAAGGGATTTAATCTATTGATTGAGGCAGCCTCCTCCTTAAAAGAAAGCCACCCGGCAATTAAATTTATCATTGCAGGAAAAGGTCCGATGCTTGATCAGTACAGGTCTGATGTGAAAGAAAGAGATCTTGAAGGTTCGGTGTTTTTTATCGGATTTGTAACAGATGAAGAGCGGAACCGGTTTTTGGCTGAAGCAAATGCAGTTATATTTCCGAGTTTATATGAGCCATTTGGAATTGTCGCTTTAGAAGCGATGGTCGCTAAAACACCGGTAATTGTTAGCGATACTGGCGGAATGGGTAATCTGATCGACCATCATGAAAATGGTTTAAAGGTGTACACCGGAAATCCTGAAAGTATTCGTGACCAAATCATAGATTTATTTGAAAACCCTGAATTATGCAGGTCATTAGTTACAAATGCTTGGGATGATGTAACGAGGAAATATAGTTGGAATCTTATCGCACTAGAGACAATCTCTGTTTTTAACCAATACGCAAAGAAACTGAATGTGGTAAGGGAGGAATTTGTGTGA
- a CDS encoding DUF4912 domain-containing protein, with protein sequence MIEEIVSLKEKGYSLRKIAFKLNTTVGKVHYRLKKYNETKQIESRITKSVFSLSSEIPARYDHNHISALVQNPHCIYAFWEVDANMQNMIAHHLTTGWPEVRKQLRIYDVSDLNFNGHDAHQYYEISLPEMTNNWFIRNVGPNRTYIIDYGARTSEGSFLTMLRSQPVETPRKNEDKTARHHQPVLDWKTGKRSVPDWHEHFSTYSYYQKLKQ encoded by the coding sequence ATGATTGAAGAAATCGTAAGTTTAAAAGAAAAAGGGTACTCCTTAAGGAAGATAGCCTTCAAGCTGAATACGACAGTTGGGAAAGTCCATTATCGATTAAAGAAGTATAACGAGACCAAACAGATTGAATCTCGAATAACTAAGAGTGTATTCAGTTTATCAAGTGAGATTCCTGCTCGGTATGATCACAATCATATTTCGGCTTTGGTTCAAAACCCTCATTGTATTTATGCATTTTGGGAGGTCGATGCAAATATGCAGAACATGATTGCTCATCATCTCACAACTGGTTGGCCAGAGGTTCGTAAGCAGCTAAGAATTTATGACGTAAGCGATTTGAACTTTAATGGTCATGACGCCCATCAATATTATGAGATTTCTTTACCTGAAATGACGAATAACTGGTTTATTCGAAATGTAGGACCGAACCGTACATATATCATCGATTATGGTGCTCGGACCTCAGAAGGCAGCTTTTTAACGATGTTACGATCACAGCCAGTTGAAACACCGCGAAAGAATGAGGATAAGACTGCAAGGCATCACCAACCGGTCCTTGATTGGAAAACTGGCAAGCGGAGTGTTCCGGATTGGCATGAACATTTTTCTACCTATTCATACTATCAGAAGTTGAAGCAATAA
- the phoU gene encoding phosphate signaling complex protein PhoU, with protein MVVRENFQTQLDELREMLVELGKLTEKALNEAIVALKTQDVDKALHIIENDVRVNELEEEINDKAILLIAKQAPVASDLRRIIVAIKISSDVERMADFAVNIAKSVIRIGSAKLIKPLEDIPKLAETATQMLTEAIQAYNEENIALAKSMADRDDEVDKKYGQLIQELLGLMKEHPENTDQIIQLSFICRYIERTADHATNIAESIVYLVKGKHYDLNE; from the coding sequence ATGGTCGTACGGGAAAATTTCCAAACACAGCTTGATGAATTACGTGAAATGCTTGTAGAACTAGGAAAGCTCACGGAAAAGGCACTGAATGAAGCGATTGTAGCGTTAAAGACACAAGATGTCGATAAAGCGTTGCACATCATTGAAAACGATGTTCGGGTTAATGAACTCGAAGAGGAAATTAATGATAAGGCAATTTTGTTGATTGCGAAACAGGCACCTGTTGCGAGTGATCTTCGAAGAATTATTGTTGCAATCAAAATTTCTTCGGATGTAGAACGAATGGCAGACTTTGCCGTAAATATTGCAAAATCCGTTATTCGTATTGGTTCAGCCAAGTTAATCAAGCCTTTAGAGGATATCCCAAAGCTAGCTGAAACGGCAACTCAAATGCTAACAGAGGCGATTCAAGCTTATAATGAAGAGAATATCGCTCTTGCGAAAAGTATGGCAGATAGGGATGACGAAGTAGATAAGAAATATGGACAGCTCATTCAAGAACTGCTTGGTTTAATGAAAGAACATCCAGAAAATACGGATCAAATCATACAGCTATCTTTTATTTGTCGATACATTGAGCGTACTGCAGATCATGCAACAAATATTGCAGAAAGTATCGTTTATCTTGTTAAAGGTAAGCACTATGATCTGAATGAATAG
- the pstB gene encoding phosphate ABC transporter ATP-binding protein PstB: protein MVERNDTKQAQPNFKKIDSVYKVNQLNLWYGEDHALKDINLDIPEKQVTAIIGPSGCGKSTFIKALNRMVETVPSVKVSGGIQYRDQNIFEPSYKVEELRTQVGMVFQKPNPFPKSIYDNVAYGPRIHGIRDKKTLDKIVEKSLRGAAIWEEVKDRLTENAYGLSGGQQQRLCIARCLAIEPDVILMDEPTSALDPISTLKVEELVQELKKEYSIIIVTHNMQQAARISDKTAFFLSGEVVEFSDTNELFSNPDDKRTEDYITGRFG, encoded by the coding sequence ATGGTAGAACGTAATGATACAAAGCAAGCTCAGCCTAATTTTAAAAAGATAGATAGTGTATACAAAGTGAATCAGTTGAATTTATGGTATGGTGAAGACCATGCGTTAAAGGATATCAACCTAGATATCCCAGAAAAACAAGTTACGGCAATAATCGGACCATCGGGTTGTGGAAAATCAACTTTCATCAAAGCGCTGAACCGAATGGTTGAAACTGTACCTTCAGTAAAAGTATCGGGTGGAATTCAATATCGAGACCAAAATATTTTTGAACCATCCTATAAAGTTGAGGAATTACGTACTCAAGTCGGAATGGTCTTTCAAAAACCGAATCCATTTCCGAAATCAATCTATGACAATGTAGCCTATGGTCCGAGAATTCATGGAATTCGTGACAAGAAGACGCTTGATAAAATTGTTGAGAAAAGCCTTCGAGGTGCAGCAATCTGGGAAGAAGTAAAAGATCGTTTGACTGAAAATGCATACGGATTATCTGGCGGACAGCAACAGCGACTATGTATCGCTCGTTGTTTGGCGATTGAACCTGACGTTATTTTAATGGACGAGCCGACATCTGCTCTTGATCCGATCTCTACATTAAAAGTCGAAGAACTCGTTCAGGAGTTGAAAAAGGAGTACAGCATCATTATTGTTACTCACAATATGCAGCAAGCAGCACGAATTTCAGATAAGACTGCGTTCTTCTTAAGTGGAGAGGTTGTTGAATTCTCAGACACGAACGAATTGTTCTCTAATCCTGATGATAAGAGAACAGAAGACTACATTACCGGACGTTTCGGATAA
- the pstA gene encoding phosphate ABC transporter permease PstA has product MNLVNKERVKSKMTSRLFMNRILQVLLWLATMFGLVVLGILIYRMITQGIGFLSIDFFINFASRFADQAGIKAAIIGTLWLMAVTIPVSLILGVGTALYLEEYAAKNRFTRLIQVNISNLAGVPSIVFGLLGLTIFVRLAEMGRSVLAGGYTLSLLILPVIVVASQEAIRSVPKEMRDASFAMGATKWQTIRRVVLPAAIPGILTGSILAFSRAIGETAPLIVVGALTYVAFLPESVFSGFTAMPIQIYNWVTRPQVEFQQLAAAGIIVLLVMLIILNSIAVLIRNKFQKRY; this is encoded by the coding sequence ATGAACCTCGTCAATAAAGAACGTGTAAAATCAAAAATGACATCACGACTTTTCATGAATCGAATTCTCCAGGTTTTATTGTGGCTGGCAACGATGTTCGGATTAGTCGTTCTTGGTATTTTGATCTATCGTATGATTACACAAGGTATCGGTTTTCTAAGTATTGATTTCTTTATTAATTTCGCTTCACGGTTTGCTGATCAAGCCGGCATTAAGGCAGCAATTATCGGGACGTTGTGGTTGATGGCCGTTACCATACCAGTTTCCCTCATACTAGGAGTTGGAACAGCGTTATATCTAGAGGAGTATGCTGCAAAGAATCGGTTTACACGATTAATCCAAGTCAACATATCTAATCTTGCTGGCGTACCTTCAATCGTTTTCGGTTTATTAGGATTGACGATTTTTGTCCGCTTAGCTGAGATGGGGCGAAGTGTACTCGCTGGGGGTTATACGTTAAGTTTGCTTATCTTACCAGTCATTGTAGTTGCATCACAAGAAGCAATCCGTTCAGTCCCAAAGGAAATGCGTGATGCATCTTTTGCGATGGGAGCGACGAAATGGCAAACTATTCGACGAGTCGTATTGCCGGCTGCAATTCCCGGAATCTTAACGGGCTCTATACTCGCATTTTCCCGTGCAATCGGGGAAACAGCACCATTGATTGTAGTCGGAGCATTAACGTACGTAGCCTTTTTACCAGAAAGTGTATTTTCTGGATTCACAGCAATGCCAATTCAAATCTATAACTGGGTGACAAGACCCCAAGTTGAATTCCAACAGCTCGCAGCTGCTGGGATCATCGTATTATTGGTCATGTTAATTATATTGAATTCAATCGCAGTGCTAATTCGTAATAAGTTCCAAAAGCGTTACTAA
- the pstC gene encoding phosphate ABC transporter permease subunit PstC has translation MEKNRNESLSVNELIQKKKRGRSGGQLVEKLVPILLLICGIISIFTTVGIVFTLLLETFTFFSRVPFIEFITGKEWLPFYSGEDASYGIWPLIAGTLLITVIAMIVAVPTGIASAIYLSEYASERVRKLIKPVLEVLAGIPTIVYGFFALTFVTPFLRSFIDGVSIYNALSAGIVVGIMIIPMIASLSEDAMSSVPNSIREGAYALGATRFEVAVKVVLPAAISGIVASIVLGISRAIGETMIVSVAAGSSPRATLDPTESIQTMTAYIVQVSLGDAGYGSTIYYSIYAVGMTLFVFTLLMNLLAQYVSRRFREEY, from the coding sequence ATGGAAAAAAATAGAAATGAATCACTTTCTGTTAATGAATTGATTCAAAAAAAGAAACGTGGTAGATCTGGTGGACAACTTGTAGAAAAGCTTGTACCAATCCTCCTTTTAATTTGTGGAATTATATCTATTTTTACTACCGTGGGGATTGTCTTTACTTTGCTACTAGAAACATTTACGTTCTTTAGCCGGGTTCCATTCATTGAGTTTATTACGGGTAAAGAGTGGCTCCCGTTTTATTCCGGCGAGGATGCGAGTTATGGGATTTGGCCACTCATTGCAGGTACGTTGCTAATCACGGTAATAGCAATGATTGTTGCGGTCCCGACTGGCATCGCCTCAGCTATCTATCTAAGCGAGTATGCCTCCGAACGGGTTCGTAAACTTATTAAACCGGTCCTTGAAGTATTGGCTGGTATCCCGACAATCGTCTACGGATTCTTTGCATTGACGTTTGTCACCCCATTTTTAAGATCATTTATAGATGGTGTTTCAATCTACAATGCTTTAAGTGCAGGGATTGTTGTAGGAATCATGATCATTCCGATGATTGCTTCTCTTTCTGAGGATGCAATGAGCTCGGTTCCAAATTCAATCCGTGAAGGAGCGTATGCCCTAGGTGCAACTCGTTTTGAGGTAGCTGTCAAAGTGGTTCTTCCGGCTGCGATTTCTGGAATCGTTGCATCGATTGTGCTTGGAATTTCCCGTGCAATCGGTGAGACCATGATCGTTTCTGTTGCCGCGGGCTCCTCGCCGCGGGCAACGCTTGACCCAACGGAATCAATTCAGACGATGACTGCATATATCGTACAGGTCAGCCTTGGTGATGCAGGTTATGGAAGTACGATTTATTATAGTATTTATGCTGTAGGGATGACGCTATTTGTATTTACGTTATTAATGAATCTCTTAGCTCAATATGTGTCTCGTCGCTTTAGGGAGGAATACTAA
- a CDS encoding PstS family phosphate ABC transporter substrate-binding protein, giving the protein MKAFKKSTLFMMLAALLIVATACGNGDGSGSAAGGEGGDVKIDGSSTVFPIMAAVSEEFKAEYPEVKVPVGVSGTGGGFERFTKGETDLSNASRPIKEEEKKIAKENGIEFTELKLAFDGLSVVVNKENDFVDKLTVEELNKMWKKDSEVKTWADVREGWPEEEIKFFSPGTDSGTFDYFNEVILEEEGIRKDVQLSENDNILVKGVTGSANGIGYFGYAYYLENKDSLNIVPIVNAKGEEVKPTFETIQSGKYEPLSRPLFTYVNNKSIKENEAVYNYVIFTLENAGKLAEEVGYVALPQEQYDTQIEKIKKIAGK; this is encoded by the coding sequence ATGAAAGCTTTTAAGAAAAGTACACTCTTTATGATGCTGGCAGCTTTGTTGATCGTAGCCACTGCATGTGGTAACGGTGATGGAAGCGGTAGTGCGGCAGGTGGAGAAGGCGGAGACGTTAAAATCGACGGTTCATCTACCGTATTCCCAATCATGGCAGCTGTCTCTGAGGAATTCAAAGCAGAATACCCTGAAGTTAAAGTTCCAGTCGGTGTTTCTGGAACTGGTGGTGGATTTGAAAGGTTTACGAAAGGTGAAACAGACTTAAGTAACGCAAGCCGTCCGATTAAAGAAGAAGAAAAGAAAATTGCGAAAGAGAATGGTATAGAGTTTACTGAACTTAAGTTAGCATTCGACGGTCTTTCTGTTGTAGTCAATAAAGAAAATGATTTTGTGGACAAGTTAACTGTTGAAGAATTGAATAAAATGTGGAAAAAAGATAGCGAAGTGAAGACTTGGGCAGATGTCCGTGAAGGATGGCCAGAAGAAGAAATCAAATTCTTCAGCCCAGGAACAGACTCAGGAACATTTGATTATTTTAACGAAGTGATTCTTGAGGAAGAAGGCATTCGAAAGGATGTACAGCTTTCTGAGAATGACAACATTCTCGTGAAAGGTGTAACTGGATCAGCAAACGGAATCGGTTACTTTGGGTATGCTTACTACCTTGAAAACAAAGACAGCCTAAACATTGTTCCAATTGTGAATGCTAAGGGTGAAGAAGTTAAACCGACATTCGAAACGATCCAATCAGGTAAATATGAGCCACTTTCTCGACCACTGTTTACCTACGTGAACAATAAATCAATAAAAGAAAATGAAGCCGTTTATAATTATGTAATATTTACACTTGAAAACGCTGGAAAACTTGCAGAAGAAGTGGGCTATGTTGCACTTCCCCAAGAACAATATGATACGCAAATTGAAAAAATCAAAAAGATTGCTGGGAAGTAA
- a CDS encoding penicillin-binding protein 2: MRGQKKKKNHVPFRLNILFLAVFLLFSMLILRLGVVQIVHGNSYKAEAERTENITAKLDAPRGKMYDRYGRVVVDNKPVFSITYSRTNQTTSEEIYQTAKKLSQYINKSSEDLTTRDIKDFYLTFKSNKAHVYNRLLTEREKDKLDDTEEYQLVIDRLEPENISLSKKEQEIAATWREMVSGYAMTPQRIKMGATQKEIAVISEHLEQFNGMVDIKPDATRTYPYGNTLRSIFGQVGQIPRELVKGYVLTGRDRNDLVGTSFLEEQYESLLQGTKTKIKYITDKAGNPIGEPIETKGHRGLDLVLTIDMELQKKVGEIVEQRILEAREIPANHQLKSAYVVMMNPQTGEIYSMVGKKLEDGKFQNVPYGNVYNQYPMGSTVKAATVLTGYQTGVIKPGTVLYDTPLKLPGTDVKKSYKNMGYINDLQALQMSSNVYMFRIAMRIGGYDFSEKEGFNHPVESYRTMRYYFNQFGLGVPTGIDLPYEGDGYNGGVQALGNLMDMGIGQFDTYTPMQMVQYISTVANDGYRMQPHLLKGVRKPNAGTDQLGEIVYQFEANVLNRIDMKQKWIERVQRGLWMVMNTKDGTANHAFKDVEGYVPAGKTGTAEYKDSYNLTLVGYAPYDKPEVAFAVVVPFAEQGGINNYIGRDILDAYFELKKSGHSKDLLSKKESSRKEVQ; encoded by the coding sequence ATGAGGGGACAAAAGAAAAAGAAAAATCACGTCCCTTTTCGCTTGAACATTTTGTTTCTTGCCGTATTTCTATTGTTTTCCATGCTGATTTTACGATTAGGTGTCGTACAAATCGTTCATGGCAACTCTTACAAGGCTGAAGCAGAACGAACAGAGAACATCACAGCGAAGTTGGATGCACCACGAGGTAAAATGTACGATCGGTACGGCAGGGTCGTCGTCGATAACAAGCCTGTTTTTTCAATCACCTATTCCCGGACGAACCAGACAACATCCGAAGAGATTTATCAAACAGCAAAAAAGTTATCCCAATATATTAATAAGAGCTCTGAAGATTTAACCACACGTGACATTAAAGATTTTTATCTAACCTTTAAATCAAATAAAGCACATGTCTATAATCGGTTATTAACGGAAAGAGAAAAAGATAAACTTGATGATACAGAAGAATATCAACTCGTTATTGATCGCCTTGAACCTGAAAACATATCTTTATCGAAAAAAGAGCAGGAAATTGCGGCGACTTGGCGTGAAATGGTCAGTGGATACGCTATGACTCCACAACGTATCAAAATGGGAGCTACCCAAAAAGAAATAGCCGTGATCAGTGAACACCTAGAACAATTCAATGGAATGGTCGACATCAAGCCGGATGCGACTCGTACCTATCCATATGGTAATACGCTGAGATCGATATTTGGTCAAGTAGGTCAAATACCACGGGAATTGGTAAAGGGTTATGTTTTAACAGGAAGAGACCGTAATGACCTAGTAGGGACGAGTTTCCTCGAGGAACAATACGAATCGCTGCTTCAAGGGACCAAGACGAAAATCAAATATATTACCGATAAAGCAGGAAACCCTATCGGAGAGCCAATTGAAACTAAAGGACACAGAGGGTTGGATCTTGTCCTGACAATTGATATGGAACTACAAAAAAAGGTTGGAGAAATCGTTGAACAAAGAATTTTGGAAGCGAGAGAAATTCCTGCAAACCACCAACTAAAAAGTGCATATGTTGTCATGATGAATCCACAAACTGGTGAGATTTATTCGATGGTCGGTAAAAAACTAGAAGATGGTAAGTTTCAAAATGTTCCATACGGTAACGTCTATAACCAGTATCCGATGGGATCGACAGTTAAAGCAGCGACTGTATTAACCGGGTACCAGACCGGTGTCATCAAACCGGGGACCGTCCTTTACGATACACCGCTAAAGCTTCCAGGTACTGATGTAAAGAAATCCTATAAGAATATGGGCTATATTAATGATCTACAAGCACTTCAAATGTCCTCGAACGTGTACATGTTCCGAATTGCGATGAGAATCGGAGGTTATGATTTCAGTGAAAAGGAAGGATTCAATCATCCAGTAGAATCCTATCGGACGATGCGGTATTATTTTAACCAATTTGGTTTAGGCGTACCGACCGGCATCGATCTTCCGTACGAAGGTGATGGTTACAACGGTGGGGTACAGGCACTCGGTAACCTGATGGACATGGGGATTGGACAGTTTGATACGTATACACCAATGCAAATGGTCCAGTATATTTCTACGGTGGCTAACGATGGATATCGTATGCAACCCCATTTATTGAAAGGGGTGCGGAAACCGAATGCTGGGACTGATCAATTAGGGGAAATCGTATACCAGTTCGAAGCCAATGTCCTAAACCGTATCGATATGAAGCAAAAATGGATCGAACGTGTCCAAAGAGGGTTATGGATGGTCATGAATACGAAAGACGGAACAGCTAACCATGCGTTTAAGGATGTTGAAGGCTATGTGCCTGCTGGAAAAACAGGTACAGCAGAATACAAAGACTCATATAATCTAACGCTTGTCGGATATGCTCCGTATGACAAGCCGGAGGTTGCATTTGCAGTTGTTGTCCCTTTTGCAGAACAAGGCGGTATTAACAATTACATTGGTCGTGATATTCTTGACGCTTATTTTGAATTGAAAAAAAGCGGTCATTCGAAGGATTTACTTAGCAAAAAGGAATCTTCTAGGAAAGAAGTACAATAG